One window of Leopardus geoffroyi isolate Oge1 chromosome B3, O.geoffroyi_Oge1_pat1.0, whole genome shotgun sequence genomic DNA carries:
- the RPP25 gene encoding ribonuclease P protein subunit p25: MAKPASPRSGQRRRMENFRKVRSEEAPVGGGAEGGGAGPGPFADLAPGAVHMRVKEGSKIRNLLAFATASMAQPATRAIVFSGCGRATTKTVTCAEILKRRLVGLHQVTRLRYRSVREVWQSLPPGPTPGQEPGEPAASLSVLKNVPSLAILLSKDALDPCQPGYQPPNSHPAPSSQPTAPTSKRSLGEPAAGEGSAKRSQPEPSATEEDQTA, encoded by the coding sequence ATGGCGAAGCCCGCGTCCCCGCGGTCCGGGCAACGACGGCGCATGGAGAACTTCCGTAAGGTGCGCTCGGAGGAGGcgccggtggggggcggggccgagggggGCGGCGCGGGCCCCGGCCCTTTCGCGGACCTGGCGCCGGGAGCCGTGCACATGCGGGTCAAAGAGGGCAGCAAGATCCGGAACCTGCTGGCTTTCGCCACCGCCAGCATGGCGCAGCCAGCCACGCGCGCCATCGTCTTCAGCGGCTGCGGTCGGGCCACCACCAAGACCGTCACGTGCGCAGAGATCCTCAAGCGCCGCCTGGTGGGCCTGCATCAGGTCACGCGGCTGCGCTACCGGAGCGTGCGCGAGGTGTGGCAGAGCCTCCCGCCGGGGCCCACACCGGGTCAGGAGCCTGGTGAGCCGGCCGCCAGTCTCAGTGTACTTAAGAACGTGCCCAGCCTCGCCATCCTACTTTCCAAGGATGCACTGGATCCCTGCCAACCCGGCTATCAGCCCCCGAACTCCCATCCTGCACCCTCGTCCCAGCCAACTGCACCGACGTCCAAGAGGAGCCTAGGAGAACCCGCAGCTGGAGAAGGCTCTGCGAAgcggtcacaacctgagccaagtGCTACGGAAGAGGACCAGACGGCCTGA